One window of Polynucleobacter sp. HIN5 genomic DNA carries:
- a CDS encoding TonB-dependent receptor — MKQIDLIKSYLLVKLLAAVSWSVAHENPALQIDVSGSAESATGILTPTKILQGNELQDKLGTTLGATIGNELGVSQTGYGLGASRPVMRGLEGARVQILQNGLSVGDVSSISADHAVASPVVNARQIEILRGAAALLYGSGSSGGLVNIVNDRILTTLPGEATGSANTSYDSVSNGRAASGHVDTSFESIAIHVDTAINNNQNYRIPGNSTQGGPNQVWGVPPGGPFENYTGKLPNSFNNQNNLGVGASYIGKSGYTGISVERMNNNYGIPTPEGGMIAQSQNRYDFQHQTRDPFAGFSSIKFSAANSNYNHTEFSILNGAYSPAALWKNIANEARLELAHKAVMGWKGTFGAQVTSSSVEATDIATGSYAILPSTKTNSNALFWIEEGRWGVLQGNLGLRYDLVGQNPNQSTEFEPLTVNSGVAPSAPGLQNRNFNLISYSAGGLWNFTNGYGTGLSYTVSQRAPSAQELYSYGVHESTATFAVGNSNLSKETSHNLEVNIQKTIGKVRGKVNVYLNKFSNYIYGYYTGQTATNAEDFSVVQAQQAAATIKGAEGELTYNWGNVGSGARLFADASQGTFDAGGNLPLQPAPRIGVQVAHQKNGWLANASYTYSFQQNRLATWEVGPTPSYNLLNAGLSYTEKINKVSWTGYMMLKNILNDDIRYATTPMAVRLYAPQPGRSLMVGVRANF, encoded by the coding sequence ATGAAGCAGATTGATTTAATCAAGAGTTATCTTTTAGTAAAACTATTAGCTGCTGTTAGTTGGTCGGTAGCGCATGAAAATCCAGCCTTACAAATTGATGTCAGTGGATCAGCGGAATCAGCAACAGGCATCTTAACGCCCACCAAAATCTTGCAAGGGAATGAGCTGCAAGATAAGTTGGGCACCACCTTAGGTGCCACGATTGGAAATGAACTTGGTGTATCGCAAACGGGTTACGGTCTTGGTGCATCGCGCCCGGTCATGCGCGGTCTTGAGGGAGCGCGGGTGCAGATTCTTCAGAACGGTCTATCGGTCGGCGATGTCTCGTCAATCTCAGCCGACCATGCAGTAGCCAGCCCCGTAGTAAACGCCCGACAGATTGAGATCCTGCGAGGAGCTGCCGCCCTACTCTACGGGTCAGGCTCCAGCGGTGGGTTGGTGAATATCGTCAACGACCGAATTCTGACGACCTTACCTGGCGAGGCAACAGGCTCAGCAAATACGAGCTATGACTCTGTCAGCAATGGTCGCGCTGCTTCGGGGCATGTGGATACCTCCTTTGAGTCAATCGCAATCCATGTTGATACAGCAATCAACAATAACCAAAACTACCGAATTCCTGGCAACTCAACGCAGGGCGGCCCAAACCAGGTCTGGGGAGTTCCGCCAGGCGGTCCTTTTGAGAACTATACGGGCAAACTACCCAACTCCTTTAACAACCAAAATAACTTGGGGGTTGGCGCTTCCTACATTGGCAAATCTGGATATACCGGGATTTCCGTAGAGCGAATGAACAATAACTACGGTATTCCGACGCCTGAAGGTGGCATGATTGCCCAATCTCAAAATAGATATGACTTCCAGCATCAAACTCGCGATCCATTTGCAGGGTTCTCTTCGATTAAGTTCAGCGCCGCTAATAGTAATTACAACCATACGGAGTTTTCTATCTTGAATGGTGCATACAGTCCAGCTGCACTCTGGAAAAATATTGCTAATGAGGCAAGACTTGAGTTGGCCCACAAAGCGGTGATGGGTTGGAAAGGGACATTTGGCGCACAGGTAACAAGCTCCTCGGTAGAGGCGACTGATATTGCAACTGGTAGTTACGCCATCTTGCCATCCACTAAGACCAACTCGAATGCACTCTTCTGGATTGAGGAAGGACGTTGGGGCGTCCTACAGGGGAACTTGGGTTTGCGGTATGACCTAGTTGGTCAAAACCCAAACCAATCCACCGAGTTTGAACCACTGACTGTGAATAGCGGCGTTGCTCCTTCTGCACCAGGATTGCAAAATCGTAATTTCAATTTAATTTCGTATTCTGCAGGTGGTTTATGGAACTTTACTAATGGGTATGGCACAGGGTTGTCGTATACGGTTTCACAGCGCGCACCAAGTGCCCAGGAGCTCTACTCCTATGGTGTTCATGAGTCAACTGCAACGTTTGCAGTGGGTAACTCAAATTTAAGTAAAGAGACCTCGCATAATTTAGAGGTCAATATCCAGAAAACCATCGGTAAGGTTCGCGGTAAGGTCAATGTTTATCTCAACAAATTTAGTAATTACATTTATGGTTACTACACTGGGCAAACCGCTACCAATGCCGAAGATTTCTCTGTTGTTCAAGCCCAACAAGCCGCTGCTACCATCAAGGGGGCTGAGGGTGAACTGACCTATAACTGGGGCAATGTAGGTAGTGGTGCACGCTTGTTTGCCGATGCCTCACAGGGAACCTTTGATGCGGGTGGTAATTTGCCCTTGCAACCTGCTCCTCGGATTGGTGTGCAGGTGGCGCATCAGAAGAATGGTTGGTTGGCAAACGCCAGTTACACCTATAGCTTTCAGCAAAATCGTTTAGCCACTTGGGAAGTTGGGCCCACGCCAAGCTATAACCTCTTAAATGCCGGTTTGTCCTATACCGAGAAGATCAATAAGGTGAGTTGGACGGGCTATATGATGCTCAAGAATATTCTGAATGACGATATTCGGTATGCCACTACGCCGATGGCGGTTCGTTTATACGCACCCCAACCGGGCCGCAGCTTGATGGTGGGCGTTCGAGCTAACTTCTAG
- a CDS encoding lysophospholipid acyltransferase family protein, with the protein MADSSRLLFWPALHIIFHVIKGALILIVIFPFAQESTKKRHIQSWSKQLLSIFGLKLKVIHSEYLPKSGGYLIAANHISWIDIASIHSFLPCRFVAKSEVAGWPVFGWMARQTGTLFIRRDNKRHGKEIAKQLEDLLPKEPICIFPEGTSTAGDRVLPFKTNLFESAAQTQVQTFPMAIRYRNAHQEYSDATAFIGDMTLIDSIAKILRAKAITVELIFAPSPATDLDRKDLALYCETQVRSMIEASRS; encoded by the coding sequence ATGGCAGACTCCTCCCGACTCTTATTCTGGCCCGCCTTGCACATCATTTTTCATGTGATCAAAGGCGCGTTGATCCTGATCGTGATCTTTCCCTTTGCGCAAGAATCGACTAAAAAACGCCATATTCAATCTTGGTCGAAGCAACTGCTTAGCATCTTTGGTCTCAAACTCAAGGTCATCCATTCCGAGTATTTACCCAAGAGCGGAGGCTATCTCATTGCAGCTAACCACATTTCGTGGATTGATATTGCCAGCATTCATTCCTTCTTGCCTTGCCGCTTTGTGGCCAAGTCAGAAGTCGCTGGCTGGCCCGTGTTTGGATGGATGGCCAGACAAACTGGAACCCTCTTTATTCGTCGAGACAACAAACGGCACGGCAAAGAGATTGCCAAACAACTGGAAGATCTACTCCCCAAAGAGCCGATTTGTATCTTCCCAGAAGGGACCTCAACGGCAGGGGATCGGGTTTTGCCGTTCAAGACCAATCTTTTTGAGTCAGCCGCCCAAACCCAGGTGCAAACCTTCCCAATGGCCATTCGGTATCGCAATGCGCATCAGGAATATAGCGATGCGACGGCCTTTATTGGCGATATGACCCTGATTGATTCCATTGCGAAGATACTCAGGGCCAAAGCCATTACCGTCGAGTTGATTTTTGCTCCAAGTCCAGCAACCGATCTGGATCGCAAGGATCTCGCGCTGTATTGCGAGACCCAAGTGCGATCCATGATTGAGGCTTCTAGAAGTTAG
- a CDS encoding UDP-2,3-diacylglucosamine diphosphatase, with amino-acid sequence MEHYRAIWISDVHLGTPGCQAKFLLDFLKHNESDTLYLVGDIIDGWRLKKSIYWPQSHNDVVQKILRKARKGTEVVYVPGNHDESIRQFLGLSFGEIKVVPEAIHTTADGRKLWITHGDLFDGVMQYAKWLAYVGDNLYSLILYFNRYLNLLRVRMGMQYWSLSQYLKHQVKNAVSYIADFEMIMAREARLRGCQGVVCGHIHKAEIRMIDNLLYCNDGDWVESLTALVETHEGELKIVHWPRILDDKPVIEEVTVEQMSLSISFPSRVSSPGLMAQSTITHSMETIT; translated from the coding sequence ATGGAGCACTATAGAGCCATTTGGATCTCAGACGTGCATCTCGGGACACCTGGATGCCAGGCTAAATTCCTCCTCGATTTCTTAAAGCATAACGAATCCGACACCCTTTATTTAGTGGGTGACATCATTGATGGTTGGCGCTTAAAGAAAAGTATCTACTGGCCACAGTCCCATAACGATGTGGTCCAAAAGATCTTACGTAAAGCTCGCAAAGGTACTGAGGTTGTGTATGTGCCCGGCAATCATGATGAATCGATTCGTCAGTTCTTAGGTCTCTCCTTTGGAGAAATCAAAGTGGTACCCGAAGCCATTCATACAACGGCTGATGGTCGCAAACTCTGGATTACCCATGGCGATTTATTTGATGGCGTGATGCAATACGCCAAGTGGCTGGCCTATGTGGGTGACAACCTCTACTCCCTGATCCTGTACTTCAATCGCTACCTCAATCTGCTACGCGTTCGGATGGGCATGCAGTATTGGTCACTCTCTCAATACTTAAAGCACCAGGTGAAGAATGCAGTGAGTTACATCGCTGACTTTGAAATGATCATGGCGCGTGAGGCACGATTACGGGGCTGCCAAGGCGTGGTCTGTGGGCATATCCACAAAGCCGAGATCCGTATGATCGATAACCTCCTCTATTGCAATGATGGCGATTGGGTCGAGAGCTTGACCGCCTTAGTTGAAACCCACGAGGGCGAGCTCAAGATTGTGCATTGGCCTCGCATCTTGGACGACAAACCCGTCATCGAGGAAGTAACGGTTGAACAAATGAGCTTATCGATTTCTTTTCCAAGCCGCGTGTCATCACCTGGGTTGATGGCGCAATCCACTATTACCCATTCAATGGAGACCATTACATGA
- a CDS encoding glycosyltransferase family 4 protein, giving the protein MRIMIVTDAWEPQVNGVVRTLKQTTYELQKMGHQVEMITPAEFKTIPCPTYPDISLSILPGKGVAKRMKAFSPDAIHIATEGPLGLAARSYALRYNLPFSTAYHTRFPEYVYARTRIPLAWTYRFLKWFHGPSMAVMAPTQVVKDDLEKYGFDNVVIWSRGVDLEIFKTQPSKVLNSAHPIFLYVGRVAVEKNINAFLEIDLPGSKWVVGDGPALKEIKEKYPLVNYLGVLNQYQLAEVYAAADVFVFPSKTDTFGLVLLEAMACGLPVAAYPVTGPIDVLGDSKAGVMHEDLKTACMEALRIPREVARAHAEKFSWKAASEQFANHLKPVRVHVSTQTVPA; this is encoded by the coding sequence ATGAGAATCATGATCGTGACTGACGCTTGGGAACCCCAAGTCAATGGCGTTGTAAGAACCCTCAAGCAAACTACGTATGAGCTGCAGAAGATGGGGCATCAGGTAGAAATGATTACTCCTGCTGAATTTAAGACCATCCCCTGCCCTACTTATCCAGACATCTCCTTGTCGATCCTGCCTGGTAAAGGTGTCGCCAAGCGGATGAAGGCGTTCTCGCCCGATGCGATTCACATTGCGACCGAGGGGCCACTTGGGTTGGCGGCACGCTCCTACGCACTGCGCTACAACTTACCATTTTCAACCGCTTACCATACCCGTTTTCCGGAATACGTCTATGCACGCACCCGCATTCCACTGGCGTGGACCTATCGCTTCCTGAAATGGTTTCATGGTCCATCGATGGCAGTGATGGCGCCCACCCAAGTGGTCAAAGACGATCTCGAGAAATATGGTTTTGACAATGTCGTGATCTGGTCACGCGGTGTTGACCTTGAGATCTTTAAAACCCAACCCTCCAAAGTATTGAACTCTGCCCATCCCATCTTTTTATACGTAGGTCGGGTTGCAGTTGAAAAGAATATCAATGCCTTTTTGGAGATTGATCTGCCTGGATCAAAGTGGGTGGTCGGTGACGGTCCAGCCTTAAAAGAAATTAAGGAGAAATACCCCTTAGTGAACTACCTTGGCGTTCTCAATCAATATCAATTGGCCGAGGTCTATGCTGCCGCTGATGTGTTTGTGTTCCCAAGCAAGACTGATACCTTTGGTCTCGTTTTGCTTGAAGCCATGGCGTGTGGTCTCCCTGTGGCTGCTTACCCTGTGACGGGTCCGATTGATGTACTGGGTGACTCCAAAGCTGGGGTCATGCATGAGGATTTAAAGACTGCATGCATGGAGGCGCTGCGCATTCCGCGTGAGGTAGCGCGTGCTCATGCCGAGAAGTTCTCATGGAAGGCCGCAAGTGAGCAATTTGCCAATCATTTAAAGCCGGTTCGTGTGCATGTGAGCACGCAAACGGTTCCTGCTTGA
- a CDS encoding diacylglycerol kinase has protein sequence MSQPYDIKQNPHKGNRGLTRAIHAAKNSWHGLIFAFKEESAFRQELVLLLVLSPIAILLPVGLFERALMICSLIMVLVIELLNSSVEAAIDRISFEHHDLSKRAKDFGSAAVMLALLIAFVIWAAVLYQEFI, from the coding sequence ATGAGCCAGCCGTACGACATTAAACAAAATCCCCATAAGGGGAATCGCGGTCTCACCCGGGCAATCCATGCCGCTAAGAACTCCTGGCATGGTTTGATCTTTGCATTTAAAGAGGAGAGTGCCTTTCGGCAGGAGTTGGTTTTATTACTTGTCTTAAGTCCAATTGCCATTCTCTTACCAGTGGGTCTATTTGAGAGGGCACTCATGATCTGCTCCTTAATCATGGTGCTGGTCATTGAACTACTCAACTCGAGCGTAGAAGCCGCTATTGACCGGATCTCTTTTGAACACCACGACCTCTCTAAACGGGCCAAGGATTTTGGCTCGGCCGCCGTGATGTTAGCCCTATTAATCGCCTTTGTGATCTGGGCTGCCGTCCTTTATCAAGAATTTATTTAA
- a CDS encoding GNAT family N-acetyltransferase, whose protein sequence is MPDIPNPFSPLDNLFITTKRHANASISTKPWADKLNPLKKFFGKKAETSGIDPKSETPSSKTGLENVPQLLGKAKRAPFKISWAINDEEIKEAQRLRYKVFAEEMGAHLPANEEGLDIDEFDAYCDHLLIRDPETLRVIGTYRVLPPHKASQIGRLYSDSEFDLSRINHLRPKMVEVGRSCVHEDYRSGAVIMALWSGLGQYMKQHQYEIMLGCASIPMADGGHYAASLYNSLGPEQMAPVENHAFPKLPLPLDRLNGGLHVEAPPLIKGYLKLGAKICSAPAWDPDFNTADLLTMLRLSEMNPRYAKHFLEKAD, encoded by the coding sequence ATGCCTGATATCCCAAATCCCTTTTCGCCCCTGGACAACTTATTCATTACAACAAAACGTCATGCGAACGCATCAATTTCTACAAAACCCTGGGCGGATAAATTGAATCCCCTCAAAAAATTCTTTGGCAAAAAGGCTGAGACCTCAGGGATCGATCCCAAATCTGAGACGCCCTCATCCAAGACTGGATTAGAAAATGTTCCACAGCTTTTAGGCAAAGCCAAGCGTGCCCCATTCAAGATTTCATGGGCCATCAATGACGAAGAGATCAAAGAAGCGCAGCGCCTGCGTTACAAAGTATTTGCTGAAGAGATGGGTGCTCATTTACCAGCCAATGAAGAAGGTCTTGATATCGACGAGTTTGATGCCTATTGCGATCACTTGCTCATTCGTGACCCTGAGACCTTGCGTGTCATTGGTACCTACCGGGTCCTGCCACCCCATAAAGCCAGTCAAATCGGTCGCCTTTACTCGGACTCCGAATTTGATCTCTCCCGCATTAATCACTTACGCCCCAAAATGGTCGAAGTAGGTCGCTCGTGTGTGCATGAAGACTATCGCTCGGGCGCAGTGATCATGGCACTATGGAGTGGTCTTGGCCAGTATATGAAACAGCATCAATATGAGATCATGCTAGGTTGCGCCAGTATTCCGATGGCTGATGGTGGTCACTATGCAGCGAGTCTCTATAACTCGCTCGGGCCAGAGCAAATGGCACCGGTTGAGAATCATGCGTTCCCGAAGCTACCTCTCCCCTTAGATCGTCTCAATGGCGGTCTTCATGTTGAAGCACCACCACTCATCAAGGGCTACCTGAAACTCGGAGCTAAGATTTGTAGCGCACCCGCTTGGGATCCCGACTTCAACACCGCTGACCTGCTCACGATGTTGCGCCTCTCCGAAATGAATCCGCGCTACGCGAAGCATTTTCTAGAAAAAGCGGACTAG